The genomic stretch TTGCTGCTCAGGCGGTATTCCGGCGACTGGTGCGCCCCCTCGACCAGGATCACGTCGGAGCCGATCGACTCGCGGATATCCGAGATGCACTGCCGGAAATACGTGGCCGACTTCTTGGGGTCGCGATCCGGCCACAGATCCGTAATCACCGTCTGGCGCGTGCTGCGCGGGTGCATCGCCAGATAGGTCAGGACGGCCACGCTGCCCCGCACGCGCATGCTGCACGGCACGCCGTCACGCAGCACCAGTTCCTGCCCCAGCGTCATGACCTCCAGGCGCATGCCGCTGGTGAACAGGTCGTCGCGCATGTTGCCGCTCAGGTGTGACGCGTCCTCCAGCGCGGCCTCGAGCAGCGGCGCGAGGTTCGGATTCAGGCGGGCGAAGGCCAGCATTTCCTCGACCTCCCGCAGCTCCGGCGCAATGGTGGCGCGCGACTGGGCGCGGGGCTGACCGGCCAGTTCCAGCAGCGCTTCAGAGAGCAGGTCGGAACAACGCTGGAGATCGTTCATCCCGTAGGCCGCGTAGGCAGCGAGGAGCAGGGCACGGGTGGCGTCGACAAGTGCGCCGCGATTCAGGCTCTCATTTCTGATTTCGAGAAGCATTCTCAGAGCCCCTACGCTGTCCCCACGACGCAGTGTGAGCATCGCCAGGATTGTCCGGCTTGGAAGAGTCAGAGAAGGGTTCATGGTACGAAGGCGTCCCATGGCTCGGATAGCGAGGGCATGTTCTCCGACGCGGCTGTGATGATCCGCAAGCCGACTCAGCGCGTACTCCGCAACTCGAAGCTCACCCATCTGCTCACTCCTCTCCAAGAGGTTTTCGAGAAGGGATTGGTACTCTCCGTAGTCGCCAATCATGAGCATGAGAATTATCCGCCGACAGTCAAGGTGCAGTAACGTGTAAGTGTCCTGTAAGCGCTGTGCGATAGCTTGAGCTCGTCCAAGCGTTTCGTCAGCGACATCGTATTGGCCGCATTCACTTTGAACGTCTATTAGTGTGATCAGAGCGGCAAGGAGTGGTCTTTGATTGCTCTCCTGTGCCAGTACAGGCAAGGCCGAATCCAGTAATTTTATCGCAGTCGCATATTCGCCGTTTAAAGTATGGCTCGCTGCCAGCGCCTGAGTAATTCTGGCTGCAATCCGGCGATCGCCAAGTGAGAGGTAGCCTCGCCTAGCCTCTTCGAGCGTTTTGACCGCATCCGGTTCCCCTACCGACTCAAGGCTGACACCCAACCATCGAAGCGCACGAAACTTCAGTTCTCCATCCAGCCTGGGGAGTAGATCTCGGAAATGCTCGACCGCCTTTCGTCCTCTCCCAGACGCACGTAGATAGTTACCAAATTCCACAGCCGCCTCTTGGTGACCTCGTGCCATTGCGAGCTCAAGCGGTTCCTCGCAGGCCGCGAAATGCGCGAGTCTCAGATGAGCAATGCCAAGAAGTGCAAGCTCTTCAGTAGAGAGATCACTCCGGCCGTTAAGAGCTGTTAACACTGCCTCGTATGCGCCGTCCTCAAATGAAGACCGGATGCGTTCTGGAGGCACAATTCGCTCTTTCACATCCCCTCACCTAAGATACATCCATGAAGAAAAACCTGCGCTCGGCTGCCGCTGTCGGTATAGCATTCATGCTCACAGTCGCTGTTGCCGCCCCCGGCGGTACCACCTCGCTCGAAAAGAGCGCCAAAGCCACGACCTCGCTCAGCATCGCGAAGTAAGGACACAGGGACGATCATGAGCATAGCTTACTCAACCTACACGGCCCGCAACCGCCAGAACACCACCGACAGCAAGGGCACGGCCCCGCTCGCCCGCAGCATCACCGAGGTGCACACCTCGAACGTCCGCCCTGCCACCAGCGGCCTGCTCGCCACCCGCATGGACGCGCTCTCGCTTCAGGTCGGTCGCCTGGCCTG from Deinococcus sp. AB2017081 encodes the following:
- a CDS encoding AfsR/SARP family transcriptional regulator, producing the protein MLLEIRNESLNRGALVDATRALLLAAYAAYGMNDLQRCSDLLSEALLELAGQPRAQSRATIAPELREVEEMLAFARLNPNLAPLLEAALEDASHLSGNMRDDLFTSGMRLEVMTLGQELVLRDGVPCSMRVRGSVAVLTYLAMHPRSTRQTVITDLWPDRDPKKSATYFRQCISDIRESIGSDVILVEGAHQSPEYRLSSKATVILDSQRVLQLVSNGQLPAAVAAYKGEFLPGLEGSEWADEQRVHIREALLRSLHGEMRAARLGREHRRVVLLATAILDIDPSDMETEELRLDTAREVSSAAEVARFEAERHRRMN